In Ignavibacteria bacterium, one genomic interval encodes:
- a CDS encoding PAS domain-containing protein: MNFGKKSSVTFSIILFSIVFFVDINTALGWTVWVFYIIPLFVLAQPSMPRLYIYSATVINMILTYTAIFLAPAGITVANALFNRTSYILITWVVAYFQLQKRNAFIEVTKGRERFRQMADSLPQMVWSTGPGGNTDYVNQRFKDYTGLPEEECFGRKWALIVHPADRQLAEDAWVKALKQGSVFEAAYRLHRWDGEYRWHLNIGMAYKDYRGNVTKWFGSSTDIHERIMAEEQLKLNEDKLVRILEDLKRSNRDLEQFAYIASHDLQEPVRMVYSFTQLLVRDFRERLDVKGSQYIDFIFEGASRMRMLINDLLEYARLTNNDRPFSAIDCQEALEGAIKNLQVSIEESGAVITHDTLPVITGDGVQIMQLFQNLLSNSIKFRGENIPEIHICADNRKDDWLFNVKDNGIGMDPSFSDKIFVIFQRLHGREKYPGTGIGLSICKKIVERHQGRIWVESKPNEGATFYFSIPKKIEEFEPY, translated from the coding sequence AATGCCAAGATTATATATCTATTCGGCTACTGTAATCAATATGATTCTGACCTATACAGCCATTTTTCTTGCCCCTGCAGGCATAACAGTCGCAAATGCACTGTTTAACAGAACCTCATATATCCTAATAACTTGGGTTGTCGCCTACTTTCAGCTCCAGAAAAGAAACGCATTTATTGAAGTTACAAAGGGCAGGGAACGATTCCGGCAGATGGCCGATTCGCTGCCGCAGATGGTTTGGTCAACCGGCCCCGGGGGAAATACCGACTACGTTAATCAGCGCTTTAAGGACTATACAGGACTTCCGGAAGAGGAATGCTTCGGCAGAAAATGGGCCCTGATCGTGCATCCTGCCGACCGTCAGTTGGCAGAAGACGCCTGGGTGAAAGCCCTTAAACAGGGAAGTGTCTTTGAAGCAGCCTACCGCCTCCACAGATGGGATGGTGAATACCGCTGGCACCTCAATATCGGTATGGCTTATAAAGACTACAGGGGAAATGTAACAAAATGGTTTGGAAGCTCAACTGATATTCATGAGCGCATCATGGCCGAGGAACAGCTGAAATTAAATGAGGATAAACTCGTTAGAATCCTTGAGGACCTCAAGCGTTCGAACAGGGACCTTGAGCAGTTCGCCTATATCGCTTCACACGACCTGCAGGAACCGGTAAGAATGGTCTACAGCTTTACACAGCTCCTCGTGCGCGATTTCAGGGAAAGACTGGACGTGAAGGGATCTCAATATATCGATTTTATCTTTGAAGGCGCCTCCCGCATGCGCATGCTTATTAATGACCTGCTGGAATATGCCAGGCTGACTAACAACGACCGGCCTTTTTCTGCAATCGACTGCCAAGAGGCCCTCGAAGGCGCAATTAAAAACCTGCAGGTGAGCATCGAGGAATCGGGTGCCGTAATAACCCACGACACACTGCCTGTTATTACCGGCGACGGGGTCCAGATTATGCAGCTTTTCCAGAACCTCCTCAGTAACTCAATCAAATTCCGGGGCGAAAATATTCCCGAAATCCATATATGCGCCGATAACAGGAAAGACGACTGGCTGTTTAATGTCAAAGATAACGGTATCGGAATGGACCCTTCCTTCAGCGATAAGATATTTGTAATATTTCAGCGCCTGCACGGTAGGGAAAAATACCCCGGCACAGGTATCGGCCTTTCTATCTGCAAAAAAATCGTTGAACGACATCAGGGCAGGATCTGGGTTGAATCAAAACCCAACGAGGGGGCTACTTTTTATTTTTCTATCCCCAAAAAAATTGAGGAGTTTGAACCTTACTGA
- the crcB gene encoding fluoride efflux transporter CrcB, producing MKYALIVFLGGGIGAVTRYWLSGFIYRLTGANFPYGTLVVNVLGCLLIGFLMTFFEERFIITPALRLLLTIGFLGGLTTYSTFSYETIALLEEGNILYGLGNVLVTTVACLTSTFAGAAIGKLL from the coding sequence TTGAAATACGCTTTAATTGTTTTCCTGGGCGGCGGAATAGGCGCTGTTACCCGCTACTGGCTCTCAGGTTTCATATACCGCCTTACAGGCGCAAATTTTCCGTACGGGACGCTCGTTGTTAACGTTTTAGGATGCCTTCTGATAGGTTTTCTTATGACATTCTTTGAAGAAAGATTTATTATTACTCCGGCTCTAAGATTATTACTTACAATAGGTTTCTTAGGAGGCCTGACAACATATTCCACCTTCAGCTATGAAACCATTGCGCTTCTTGAAGAGGGGAATATTCTTTACGGACTTGGAAACGTTTTAGTAACAACCGTTGCGTGCCTTACATCCACTTTCGCTGGCGCTGCAATCGGCAAACTTTTATAA
- a CDS encoding DUF190 domain-containing protein codes for MKLSGEAKLLRIFCGESDKAGSVMLYEALMMKAREAGLSGCTVLRGIAGFGAASRIHTAKILRLSEDLPLVLEFVDTPEKIDEFIQTACRMIEDARCGALMTEEKVNIIKYTHGKE; via the coding sequence ATGAAGCTTTCCGGCGAAGCAAAACTGCTAAGGATTTTCTGCGGAGAATCCGATAAGGCAGGCAGCGTAATGCTCTATGAGGCATTGATGATGAAAGCACGCGAAGCGGGACTTTCTGGCTGCACAGTCCTGCGCGGAATTGCGGGCTTCGGCGCCGCAAGCCGCATACATACGGCTAAAATTCTCAGGCTTTCAGAAGACCTTCCGCTCGTGCTCGAATTTGTGGATACACCCGAAAAAATTGATGAATTTATCCAGACAGCCTGCAGGATGATTGAAGACGCCCGCTGCGGCGCCCTCATGACCGAAGAAAAAGTCAACATCATCAAATACACCCACGGCAAAGAATAA
- a CDS encoding GHKL domain-containing protein, translating into MKKHKYSAFIKDFRINLTLRIVLLTLTLFIFAEALPVSVPVTLGAVLGVIYQVLSIFRYMDQTNVRLSRFLMSVKYADFTSSIPQSGMKGSFRDLEEAFNEVLGEFRKIRNEKEEHARFLQTIIQHIGLGLISYQKDGKVELINSAAKKLLRVNSLININSLQNGSHAVLEKLQTIRTGEKVLVKFADNNELIQLLLHATEFKRQDRMYKLVSIQNIQRELEEQEMEAWQKLISVLTHEIMNSITPISSLSQTIEGLLTSEAQDEEIVEDIKTGVHTIHKRSEGLIEFVNNYRKLTRIPMPDYSITRIDRLFLQIEKLLEAMLAAGNVMFKSSVEPESLELTIDEKLIEQVLLNLIINSIEAVKEAKDPEIELRAVMGESGQILVHVKDNGSGILEDVQDKIFIPFFTTKESGSGIGLSLARQIMRQHNGTIRVYSSPDECTVFTLVFNS; encoded by the coding sequence ATGAAAAAGCATAAATATTCAGCTTTCATAAAGGACTTCAGGATTAATCTGACTTTAAGGATTGTTTTACTTACACTTACGCTTTTCATTTTTGCCGAAGCTCTTCCTGTAAGCGTTCCAGTTACTCTGGGGGCTGTACTGGGTGTTATTTATCAGGTGCTTTCGATTTTCCGGTATATGGATCAGACAAACGTAAGATTAAGCCGTTTTCTCATGTCGGTTAAGTACGCCGACTTTACGAGTTCAATTCCTCAAAGCGGCATGAAGGGAAGCTTCAGGGATCTTGAAGAAGCCTTTAATGAAGTGCTTGGAGAATTCAGAAAGATAAGAAATGAAAAGGAAGAACATGCCAGATTCCTTCAGACGATAATTCAGCACATAGGTCTTGGGCTCATATCATACCAGAAGGACGGAAAAGTAGAGCTGATAAATAGCGCAGCCAAGAAGCTGCTCAGGGTAAACAGTCTTATCAACATAAACTCGCTTCAAAATGGCAGCCATGCCGTACTGGAAAAGCTGCAGACAATAAGGACGGGTGAAAAGGTACTGGTGAAATTTGCTGATAACAATGAGCTCATCCAGCTTCTTCTGCACGCCACTGAGTTCAAAAGGCAGGACAGGATGTACAAGCTCGTTTCCATACAGAACATACAAAGAGAGCTTGAAGAGCAGGAAATGGAAGCCTGGCAGAAGCTGATAAGCGTGCTTACGCATGAAATCATGAATTCAATCACACCGATCTCCTCCCTATCTCAAACCATAGAGGGTCTTTTGACTAGTGAAGCGCAGGACGAGGAAATAGTGGAAGACATTAAAACCGGTGTGCATACAATTCACAAAAGGAGCGAAGGGCTGATTGAATTTGTTAATAATTACAGGAAGCTGACAAGAATTCCGATGCCTGATTATTCTATTACGCGAATTGACAGGCTGTTTCTTCAGATTGAAAAGCTCCTGGAAGCAATGCTTGCCGCGGGCAATGTTATGTTCAAGTCATCCGTAGAGCCAGAAAGCCTGGAGCTGACGATAGATGAGAAGCTGATTGAGCAGGTTTTACTGAACTTAATAATAAATTCAATTGAAGCCGTAAAGGAAGCAAAGGATCCTGAAATTGAGCTCAGGGCTGTTATGGGAGAAAGCGGGCAGATACTGGTTCATGTAAAAGATAACGGGAGCGGGATTTTAGAAGACGTGCAGGACAAGATATTCATTCCGTTCTTTACGACTAAGGAAAGCGGCTCGGGCATTGGGTTAAGTTTAGCGCGGCAGATAATGCGTCAGCACAACGGGACGATAAGGGTATATTCATCGCCGGATGAGTGCACGGTCTTTACGCTGGTGTTTAATTCGTGA
- a CDS encoding sigma-54-dependent Fis family transcriptional regulator, with amino-acid sequence MEKKNSRVLIVDDDEDVLLAARMLLKPYASYISTEKNPALLPNYLRDDSYDVIFLDMNFSKDTTGGQEGFYWLKEIMKAEPSAVVILITAYGDVEKAVRAIKEGATDFILKPWQNEKFLATYLSAMKLRQSRLELEKLKEQQVQLRRDSNKPLNDLVGISPAMEKVFSAILKVAKTEADVLILGENGTGKELVARAIHNNSLRSQEAFVSVDLGSIAPTLFESELFGHVKGAFTNAFEDKPGRFEIASGGTLFLDEIGNIPPELQAKLLTVLQSRQVAKVGSGKYKPVDIRLICATNMPVYEMAEEKKFRQDLLYRINTVEIHVPPLRERKEDIPLLSEYFLSIYGRKYHKPELCFDKTVFRMFDNYIWPGNVRELQHAVERAAIMCESEIIVPSDFFFNSKETQSDEAAESATLDEMEKMTIKKILIKHNGNISLAAKELGLTRTSLYRRIDKYGL; translated from the coding sequence ATGGAAAAGAAAAACTCCAGAGTACTGATTGTTGACGACGACGAGGACGTACTCCTTGCCGCACGGATGCTCTTAAAGCCTTACGCCTCTTATATTAGTACAGAAAAGAACCCTGCGCTATTGCCAAACTATCTCAGAGACGACTCATACGACGTAATTTTCCTTGATATGAATTTCTCGAAGGATACCACCGGGGGGCAGGAAGGGTTTTACTGGCTTAAGGAAATCATGAAAGCAGAGCCTTCGGCAGTGGTGATACTCATTACCGCCTACGGGGATGTTGAAAAGGCTGTAAGGGCGATAAAAGAAGGGGCGACAGATTTTATTCTGAAGCCGTGGCAGAATGAAAAGTTTCTGGCTACTTATCTATCCGCTATGAAGCTCCGGCAGTCGAGGCTTGAGCTTGAGAAGCTAAAAGAGCAGCAGGTGCAGCTCAGGCGCGACTCAAACAAACCATTAAATGATCTTGTAGGTATCTCCCCTGCAATGGAAAAGGTATTTTCAGCAATACTTAAGGTTGCAAAGACTGAGGCTGACGTGCTGATACTCGGTGAAAATGGCACGGGAAAGGAGCTTGTAGCCCGGGCGATACACAACAATTCATTAAGGAGCCAGGAGGCATTTGTGAGTGTTGACCTGGGTTCCATTGCACCAACGCTTTTTGAAAGCGAACTCTTCGGACACGTAAAAGGAGCCTTTACAAATGCTTTTGAGGATAAGCCGGGGCGATTTGAAATTGCCTCGGGGGGTACACTGTTTCTGGATGAGATCGGGAACATTCCGCCCGAGCTTCAGGCAAAGCTTTTAACGGTGCTTCAAAGCCGCCAGGTGGCAAAGGTAGGCTCCGGGAAATACAAGCCCGTGGACATAAGGCTCATTTGTGCTACAAACATGCCGGTCTATGAAATGGCTGAGGAGAAGAAGTTCAGGCAGGATCTTTTATACCGCATAAACACGGTTGAGATTCACGTTCCCCCACTAAGGGAAAGGAAGGAGGATATTCCCCTTCTTTCCGAGTATTTCCTTTCAATCTATGGCAGGAAGTATCACAAGCCAGAGCTGTGTTTTGACAAAACGGTCTTCAGGATGTTTGACAACTACATCTGGCCCGGAAACGTACGGGAGCTTCAGCATGCAGTTGAAAGAGCCGCAATTATGTGCGAATCGGAAATAATTGTCCCATCGGACTTCTTTTTTAATTCAAAGGAGACGCAGTCAGATGAGGCGGCTGAAAGCGCAACGCTGGATGAAATGGAGAAGATGACAATTAAGAAGATACTTATAAAGCACAACGGGAATATATCTCTTGCGGCAAAGGAGCTTGGACTGACCAGGACATCTCTTTACAGAAGAATTGACAAGTACGGGTTGTAA